One segment of Anguilla anguilla isolate fAngAng1 chromosome 1, fAngAng1.pri, whole genome shotgun sequence DNA contains the following:
- the LOC118230494 gene encoding sushi domain-containing protein 6-like isoform X2, translating into MCDGMVAAETRASVPTSPADRLLLSLLFFLAVVSPGQASECVRPPSVQHSWVNLTETNRGSFPLGTLLQYSCDSGYMLDGPSTISCTASGRWSADPPHCVRTNGCARPPSVQHSWVNLTETNRGSFPLGTLLQYSCDSGYMLDGPSTISCTASGRWSADPPHCVRTNVCRPPFEPENGGYTCHPSPCHRLTQGTVIEYFCDEGYALKGDYKYLTCQNGEWDSPMQISCHPVQERDLPSPLGMPTLPIVASTASSVALILLLVVLFVLLQPKLKSFQTSRREQGVPGQPVSIVVEGVQVSLPSYEEAVYGSGTATTPAPPSESRVQIVLSEGAQGEGPQAQAESSLPSTSSGQSEMVLVHQVPSSSSCSSSSSSSWAPEQAGASGPRPQRRDSYSGDEHCLLSLASVEDLADDIPLLKEA; encoded by the exons aaTGTGTGAGGCCCCCCAGCGTTCAGCACAGCTGGGTGAACCTGACAGAGACCAACCGGGGCTCCTTCCCTCTGGGCACGCTTCTGCAGTACAGCTGTGACTCGGGCTACATGCTGGACGGGCCCAGCACCATCTCCTGCACCGCATCAGGCCGCTGGTCCGCCGACCCGCCCCACTGCGTACGCACCAACG GATGCGCGAGGCCCCCCAGCGTTCAGCACAGCTGGGTGAACCTGACGGAGACCAACCGGGGCTCCTTCCCTCTGGGCACGCTTCTGCAGTACAGCTGTGACTCGGGCTACATGCTGGACGGGCCCAGCACCATCTCCTGCACCGCATCAGGCCGCTGGTCCGCCGACCCGCCCCACTGCGTACGCACCAACG TCTGTCGGCCGCCCTTTGAGCCCGAGAACGGAGGGTACACCTGCCACCCGTCCCCCTGCCACCGCCTCACCCAGGGCACCGTCATCGAGTACTTCTGCGACGAGGGCTACGCGCTCAAGGGGGACTACAAGTACCTCACCTGTCAGAATGGGGAGTGGGACTCCCCCATGCAGATCAGCTGCCACCCTGTCCAAG agCGGGACCTGCCCTCGCCTTTGGGAATGCCCACGCTGCCCATCGTGGCCTCCACTGCCAGCTCGGTggccctcatcctcctcctcgtAGTCCTCTTTGTGCTGCTGCAGCCCAAACTCAAGTCCTTCCAGACCAGCAG aCGGGAGCAGGGCGTGCCCGGCCAGCCCGTGTCCATCGTGGTGGAGGGCGTCCAGGTGTCCCTGCCCTCCTACGAGGAGGCGGTGTACGGCAGCGGGACCGCCaccacccctgccccgccctcggAGTCCCGCGTGCAGATCGTGCTGTCGGAGGGggcgcagggggaggggccgcagGCCCAGGCCGAGAGCAGtctcccctccacctcctccggTCAGTCCGAAATGGTGCTGGTTCACCAGgtgccctcctcttcctcctgctcctcctcctcctcctcgtcctggGCCCCCGAGCAGGCTGGCGCCTCgggcccccgcccccaaagGCGGGATTCGTACAGCGGCGACGAGCACTGCCTCCTGTCCCTGGCCTCTGTGGAAGACCTGGCTGATG ATATTCCCTTATTAAAGGAAGCCTGA
- the LOC118212569 gene encoding protein kinase C delta type-like, producing MSLENFVLHKVLGKGSFGKVMLAELKGSGEYFAIKALKKDNILANSHIHFLMAEKRVLKLTADCPFLAHLYFTFQTKANLFFVMEYINGGDLFFHILEKGQFDLVSTQFYAAEMTCGLQFLHRNGIIYRDLKLENVMLDRDGHVKIVDFGLCKDNMFGDERTKSFCGTDNYIAPEIFQEQQYFSPADWWSFGVLLFEMLTGESPFQGADRVEVHISVCMDIPPYPSWINQESKDILEKLLEKDPNRRLGTFGNIREHPFFESIDWPRLERREVEPPFKPKLVLSAWSLVYVLIIYINIHALYI from the exons ATGTCCCTGGAGAACTTCGTGTTACACAAAGTGTTGGGCAAGGGCTCATTTGGAAAG GTCATGCTGGCAGAATTGAAAGGAAGTGGAGAGTACTTTGCAATCAAAGCCCTGAAAAAGGACAACATCCTGGCTAATAGTCACATACATTTCCTCATGGCTGAAAAGAGAGTGCTGAAATTAACCGCAGATTGCCCTTTCCTCGCccatttgtattttacattccAAACAAAG GCTAACTTATTCTTTGTGATGGAGTATATAAATGGGGGAGACCTGTTCTTCCACATACTAGAGAAGGGACAGTTTGACCTAGTCAGCACACA ATTTTATGCTGCAGAGATGACATGTGGACTTCAGTTCCTCCACAGAAATGGAATCATATATCG TGATCTGAAACTGGAAAATGTCATGTTGGATAGAGATGGGCACGTCAAAATTGTGGACTTTGGGCTTTGTAAAGACAACATGTTTGGGGATGAGCGTACCAAAAGCTTCTGTGGAACGGACAATTATATTGCACCAGAG ATATTTCAGGAACAACAGTACTTTTCCCCTGCTGACTGGTGGTCATTTGGAGTCCTTCTCTTTGAAATGTTGACTGGTGAGAGTCCCTTTCAAGGAGCTGATAGAGTTGAGGTCCACATCTCTGTCTGCATGGACATTCCTCCGTATCCCAGCTGGATCAACCAGGAGTCAAAGGACATTCTGGAAaag CTATTGGAGAAAGACCCCAACCGCAGGCTGGGCACATTCGGGAACATTAGGGAACACCCCTTCTTTGAGTCCATCGATTGGCCTAGGCTTGAAAGGAGAGAGGTGGAGCCCCCATTCAAGCCTAAACTGGTACTGTCTGCTTGGTCATTGGTTTATGTGCTGATCATATATATCAATATACATGCCTTGTACATTTAA
- the LOC118230494 gene encoding sushi domain-containing protein 6-like isoform X1 has product MCDGMVAAETRASVPTSPADRLLLSLLFFLAVVSPGQASECVRPPSVQHSWVNLTETNRGSFPLGTLLQYSCDSGYMLDGPSTISCTASGRWSADPPHCVRTNVCRKPFEPENGGYTCHPSPCHRLTPGTVIEYFCDEGYVLKGDYKYLTCQNGEWDSPMQISCVLDTERGCARPPSVQHSWVNLTETNRGSFPLGTLLQYSCDSGYMLDGPSTISCTASGRWSADPPHCVRTNVCRPPFEPENGGYTCHPSPCHRLTQGTVIEYFCDEGYALKGDYKYLTCQNGEWDSPMQISCHPVQERDLPSPLGMPTLPIVASTASSVALILLLVVLFVLLQPKLKSFQTSRREQGVPGQPVSIVVEGVQVSLPSYEEAVYGSGTATTPAPPSESRVQIVLSEGAQGEGPQAQAESSLPSTSSGQSEMVLVHQVPSSSSCSSSSSSSWAPEQAGASGPRPQRRDSYSGDEHCLLSLASVEDLADDIPLLKEA; this is encoded by the exons aaTGTGTGAGGCCCCCCAGCGTTCAGCACAGCTGGGTGAACCTGACAGAGACCAACCGGGGCTCCTTCCCTCTGGGCACGCTTCTGCAGTACAGCTGTGACTCGGGCTACATGCTGGACGGGCCCAGCACCATCTCCTGCACCGCATCAGGCCGCTGGTCCGCCGACCCGCCCCACTGCGTACGCACCAACG TCTGTCGGAAGCCCTTTGAGCCCGAGAACGGAGGGTACACCTGCCACCCGTCCCCCTGCCACCGGCTCACCCCGGGCACCGTGATCGAGTACTTCTGCGACGAGGGCTACGTGCTCAAGGGGGACTACAAGTACCTCACCTGTCAGAATGGGGAGTGGGACTCCCCCATGCAGATCAGCTGTGTCCTGGACACAGAGCGAG GATGCGCGAGGCCCCCCAGCGTTCAGCACAGCTGGGTGAACCTGACGGAGACCAACCGGGGCTCCTTCCCTCTGGGCACGCTTCTGCAGTACAGCTGTGACTCGGGCTACATGCTGGACGGGCCCAGCACCATCTCCTGCACCGCATCAGGCCGCTGGTCCGCCGACCCGCCCCACTGCGTACGCACCAACG TCTGTCGGCCGCCCTTTGAGCCCGAGAACGGAGGGTACACCTGCCACCCGTCCCCCTGCCACCGCCTCACCCAGGGCACCGTCATCGAGTACTTCTGCGACGAGGGCTACGCGCTCAAGGGGGACTACAAGTACCTCACCTGTCAGAATGGGGAGTGGGACTCCCCCATGCAGATCAGCTGCCACCCTGTCCAAG agCGGGACCTGCCCTCGCCTTTGGGAATGCCCACGCTGCCCATCGTGGCCTCCACTGCCAGCTCGGTggccctcatcctcctcctcgtAGTCCTCTTTGTGCTGCTGCAGCCCAAACTCAAGTCCTTCCAGACCAGCAG aCGGGAGCAGGGCGTGCCCGGCCAGCCCGTGTCCATCGTGGTGGAGGGCGTCCAGGTGTCCCTGCCCTCCTACGAGGAGGCGGTGTACGGCAGCGGGACCGCCaccacccctgccccgccctcggAGTCCCGCGTGCAGATCGTGCTGTCGGAGGGggcgcagggggaggggccgcagGCCCAGGCCGAGAGCAGtctcccctccacctcctccggTCAGTCCGAAATGGTGCTGGTTCACCAGgtgccctcctcttcctcctgctcctcctcctcctcctcgtcctggGCCCCCGAGCAGGCTGGCGCCTCgggcccccgcccccaaagGCGGGATTCGTACAGCGGCGACGAGCACTGCCTCCTGTCCCTGGCCTCTGTGGAAGACCTGGCTGATG ATATTCCCTTATTAAAGGAAGCCTGA